The DNA segment CATTCATCCCCCACAGACCGCCGATAATGGTCGGTACGGTAAGGACGATGGTAATAGACGTCAACACTTTCATCGCCACATTGAGATTAAATGCAATAAGGTTGGAATACAGATCCGACAAGCTTTCCATAATGGTGGACGCTTCTTCAATCATGCACCGAGCCTGATAGTTTTCAATTTGTAAATCCCTCAGCAAATCCAGCGCTCTTGTCGATGTGGTAAAGCTCTCAGATTGAAACAATGCCTCAATCACCGGATCATTTTCCTGAGTCGCCATGTCAAAACGAATCAGTGACTTCTGAATATCAATCATTTGCATGAAAATCTTAGGCTTATCGGCGATGCGAACCTCTTTCTCAATCCCATCAATCATACGATTCAGTTCCCTGACATCCTCTACAAAGTGCGAACAAATGGCCCAAGCCACATTGGCCACAAAGTTTTGAAGCTCTTCATCACCACCAATGCCGCGATACGTCGCCTCCACACGATCCATAAAGGCAGGCGCATCGGACGAGACGGTAATAACTTCTCCAGGCAGTACAATCACCGACAGCGGACGCGTGGCAAACTTGCCCCGATCATGTTTTATCGGATAGCTGAACAAAAAGAGGGCCGGACTGTCATCAATCTGTTCCGTGCGGGGCACTTCACTGACATCGAGCGCCGCCGTGATATAGTCCTCAGGAACGTTATACAGCTCAAGAAGTGCCTGCAACTCCCCGTCATCGGGGCGAGTGACCTGAGTCCAATAAAACGACGCCGCATCATCCGGTCTGATATGCGTCTGGCTGTCTTGAGTCAACACTTGAAATTTGCCGTCATAGAGCGCATATCTACGAATCATAACTGCCTCCCAGTTGCGTGAAGAGTGTCGCGGTAAAAACAATGGCACACCCGATTATCTCCCGAACGCTGAGCACCTGGTGCAGAATGAGAAAGCCGCCGATCGCCGCAAAGATCGACTCCAGTGAAGAAAGCAGCGCCGCCACCGTAGGATTCAAGTCACGAATGCCGACAATCTGTAACGTATAGGCCACCGCCGATGACAACACCCCCACATACAGCAGCGACGGCAGTGCACCGCTCAGGCCTGAGATGTCGAAAGGCTCGAAAAAGAACGCCACCACGGCGCTTAACGCTGCCCCTACAATAAACTGATCGCCGTTTAACTTCACAGGATCCACCAAGGGGGTGAAGTGGGACAATACAAGAATATGCACGGAAAACAAAATCGCAGAGAGAAAGATCAGAATATCTCCTCGACTCAATGTGAAACCATCGGTGATGCACAAAAAATAAAATCCGACTAAAGCAAGCCCGATACAGAAGAAAATC comes from the Peptoniphilus equinus genome and includes:
- a CDS encoding magnesium transporter CorA family protein gives rise to the protein MIRRYALYDGKFQVLTQDSQTHIRPDDAASFYWTQVTRPDDGELQALLELYNVPEDYITAALDVSEVPRTEQIDDSPALFLFSYPIKHDRGKFATRPLSVIVLPGEVITVSSDAPAFMDRVEATYRGIGGDEELQNFVANVAWAICSHFVEDVRELNRMIDGIEKEVRIADKPKIFMQMIDIQKSLIRFDMATQENDPVIEALFQSESFTTSTRALDLLRDLQIENYQARCMIEEASTIMESLSDLYSNLIAFNLNVAMKVLTSITIVLTVPTIIGGLWGMNVDLPIDHTPYAFWILILLCAAVSYGLIKYFNRKGYL
- a CDS encoding DMT family transporter, which translates into the protein MKTNYKSVVYILLAAVIWGFAFVAQAEGIEHIGSFTFTAIRGFIGGGLILLLYKTPLKHVLTTGKVYADHAMQRRAGLWCGLLLFVSINLQQLGIAETTTAKAGFITTLYIVIIPIILFFRGERISPRIFFCIGLALVGFYFLCITDGFTLSRGDILIFLSAILFSVHILVLSHFTPLVDPVKLNGDQFIVGAALSAVVAFFFEPFDISGLSGALPSLLYVGVLSSAVAYTLQIVGIRDLNPTVAALLSSLESIFAAIGGFLILHQVLSVREIIGCAIVFTATLFTQLGGSYDS